The following proteins are co-located in the Candidatus Nanosynbacter sp. HMT-352 genome:
- a CDS encoding type IV secretory system conjugative DNA transfer family protein, whose product MQIISWIIGTLLQWYVWMPIVAVLMFLTWRNYRKIEDFTPVESVLLILEIPRTNDKQELAAEQLFASLHGILRDNKELRLSGGHQEHISFEIASVNGQIRFYVWVPKTLQSFVEGQIYSQYPTVQIHQADEDYTEHERDHEVAYSTELTLTTDEFLPIRTFQNFEVDPLAGITGTLAKLETTGEELWIQVLVRPIPDDWQNAADRYINSIKNGRMFSLPGFGGSMQWLIGVLGALWQPPEQGANQSTAVELSDRDKTRISEAEKKATKLGYEVKIRLVYMGESQTNAKLRMQALVGTFKQFNSTNLNGFHAVKGAFGKEFIDKYRKRSFIGDGFILNIEELASVFHLPHTNVETPNIVWASSKTAEPPSKLPVLTGEDVNDDQISAFGVTNFRGISHQFGMLRYDRSRHVYIIGQTGAGKSGLLELFALSDIFHNQGYAIIDPHGDFAINNMKFIPGSRLNDVIYFNPADTAYPLGFNPLEVTNPNQKTNISSEIIGVLKRIFGDSWGPRLEYILRYTILALLDRPEATMLDITRMLTDKEFRKETLTYCQDTVVLQFWNVEFASWNDKFVAEAIAPVLNKVGAFTANPIIRNIIGQPKSTFNIRQIMDEGKILIVNLSKGLIGEDNAAILGSFLVTKIQLAAMSRSDIPDVRDRRPFYLYVDEFQNFATDSFATILSEARKYGLNLTVANQYISQMSDTVRDAVFGNVGTMISFRVSADDAPILAKQFEPNFEAIDLLQMHNRNFVVNMVIGGEKTPAFSARTLELPPSQADNTPHIIEHSRRMYSRNREDVEKEIDTAIKPVRNQKKQPAKPQSQPVSNAPVVNSQPEKPQPAANDGEVVLQIRGNDNAPTETAINTVTPLASATPKRRRRRRKKSTTAA is encoded by the coding sequence ATGCAGATTATTTCTTGGATCATCGGTACGTTATTACAATGGTACGTTTGGATGCCAATCGTGGCAGTCCTGATGTTTTTGACGTGGCGAAATTATCGGAAAATCGAAGACTTCACCCCAGTTGAGAGCGTACTTTTGATTCTGGAAATCCCACGCACCAACGACAAGCAAGAGCTTGCCGCCGAGCAGTTATTCGCTTCACTGCACGGAATTCTTCGCGACAATAAAGAATTGCGATTATCTGGCGGACACCAGGAGCATATCAGCTTTGAAATCGCCTCAGTCAATGGGCAAATTCGCTTTTACGTTTGGGTGCCAAAAACCTTGCAAAGTTTCGTCGAAGGACAGATCTATTCTCAATACCCAACCGTTCAAATTCACCAAGCCGACGAAGATTACACTGAGCACGAGCGTGACCACGAAGTTGCTTATTCGACAGAATTGACATTAACCACGGATGAGTTTCTCCCGATTCGCACCTTCCAAAACTTCGAGGTCGACCCGCTGGCAGGCATTACGGGCACGCTGGCGAAATTGGAAACCACTGGTGAGGAATTGTGGATTCAGGTACTGGTCAGACCGATCCCTGACGACTGGCAAAACGCCGCAGATCGATACATAAATAGTATAAAAAACGGACGAATGTTCTCCTTGCCAGGATTCGGCGGCAGCATGCAATGGCTAATCGGCGTACTTGGCGCGTTATGGCAACCACCAGAGCAGGGAGCAAATCAATCGACAGCCGTTGAGCTGTCAGATCGCGATAAAACTCGCATTTCTGAAGCAGAGAAAAAGGCCACAAAACTCGGCTACGAGGTAAAAATTCGCTTGGTTTATATGGGCGAAAGTCAGACAAACGCTAAGCTTCGCATGCAGGCACTCGTCGGCACATTTAAGCAGTTCAACTCGACAAATCTCAACGGATTTCACGCCGTCAAGGGCGCGTTTGGTAAAGAATTTATTGATAAATATCGCAAGCGTTCGTTCATTGGCGACGGCTTCATCTTAAACATAGAAGAATTGGCGTCAGTTTTTCATTTGCCGCACACCAACGTCGAGACGCCGAATATAGTCTGGGCAAGCTCCAAAACTGCAGAACCGCCGTCCAAATTGCCAGTCTTAACCGGAGAAGATGTCAACGATGACCAAATTTCTGCCTTTGGCGTCACCAACTTCCGCGGCATCAGCCACCAATTCGGCATGTTACGCTATGATCGCTCACGCCACGTTTACATAATCGGGCAAACGGGCGCCGGAAAAAGTGGACTATTAGAGCTCTTCGCCTTAAGCGATATTTTCCATAATCAAGGATATGCCATCATCGACCCGCACGGCGACTTCGCAATCAACAACATGAAATTTATCCCTGGCAGCCGATTGAACGACGTGATCTATTTCAATCCAGCCGACACCGCGTATCCTCTGGGATTCAACCCGCTGGAAGTCACGAACCCTAATCAGAAAACCAACATTTCGTCAGAGATCATCGGCGTTTTGAAGCGTATTTTCGGCGATTCGTGGGGGCCACGGCTTGAGTATATTTTGCGGTATACAATTCTGGCTTTGCTGGACCGACCAGAAGCGACGATGCTCGACATTACTCGCATGCTAACAGATAAGGAATTCCGAAAAGAAACGCTGACTTATTGCCAGGACACCGTGGTTTTGCAATTCTGGAATGTCGAATTTGCCAGCTGGAATGACAAGTTTGTCGCCGAGGCAATTGCGCCAGTCTTAAATAAAGTCGGAGCTTTCACTGCCAATCCAATCATCCGCAACATCATCGGACAGCCAAAATCCACATTCAATATTCGCCAGATTATGGATGAAGGAAAGATTCTAATTGTCAATCTGTCCAAAGGTCTTATCGGTGAAGATAATGCCGCCATACTCGGTTCGTTTTTGGTTACGAAAATTCAGCTTGCCGCCATGTCTCGAAGTGACATTCCTGACGTGCGCGACCGCCGCCCATTCTATCTTTACGTCGACGAGTTCCAGAACTTTGCCACCGATTCATTTGCGACTATTCTGTCTGAGGCTCGAAAATATGGCCTTAACTTGACCGTTGCCAATCAGTACATTTCCCAGATGAGCGACACGGTTCGCGATGCGGTTTTCGGCAACGTCGGCACCATGATTTCTTTCCGAGTTTCCGCTGACGATGCGCCGATTCTTGCCAAGCAATTCGAGCCGAACTTCGAGGCAATCGACCTACTTCAAATGCACAATCGTAATTTTGTTGTCAATATGGTTATCGGCGGCGAGAAAACTCCTGCGTTTTCTGCTCGCACACTGGAACTTCCGCCAAGCCAAGCCGACAACACGCCGCACATTATTGAACATTCGCGTCGCATGTATTCGCGAAACAGGGAAGATGTCGAGAAGGAAATTGATACCGCAATAAAACCTGTCCGCAACCAAAAAAAGCAGCCTGCCAAACCTCAGTCGCAGCCCGTAAGCAACGCTCCAGTGGTC